Proteins found in one Vallitalea guaymasensis genomic segment:
- a CDS encoding amidohydrolase family protein: MIIDMHTHLSDIRVYPDYWIQNIKTTIRKKLEKEIPIQVSDDFLQNYVNNILDDFDGEKKIKVMDESGINKAVVLQVDFGYGRQEPDNLNNIIDIHGEMLKKYPERFIVFAGIDPRRGKKGADLFEKCIKEYKFSGLKLYPPCGYEIDDKGLYPLYEICNEYRLPVLIHIGPSWEDMKSTFNYPDSILKVSKEFPNVPFVLGHAALLFYEESHKLPLVRDNIYLEVSGYEKMIEQEALLKERMKNLMKDCPDKVVYGSDWPMYRTVKEDISYFESFDFMTDDFKEKFFHKNALDLLGM; encoded by the coding sequence ATGATAATTGATATGCATACTCATCTATCGGATATACGGGTATATCCAGATTATTGGATTCAGAATATAAAAACAACAATAAGAAAAAAGCTGGAAAAGGAAATTCCAATCCAAGTATCAGATGATTTTTTACAGAACTATGTAAATAATATTTTGGATGATTTTGATGGAGAAAAAAAAATCAAGGTAATGGATGAATCTGGAATTAATAAAGCTGTTGTACTGCAGGTGGATTTTGGATATGGTAGGCAAGAGCCAGATAATCTAAACAATATTATAGATATTCATGGTGAAATGTTAAAAAAATATCCTGAGCGGTTCATCGTATTTGCAGGAATAGATCCAAGAAGGGGGAAAAAAGGAGCTGATTTATTTGAAAAATGTATAAAAGAATATAAATTCAGCGGACTAAAACTTTATCCTCCATGTGGCTATGAAATAGATGATAAAGGGTTATACCCATTATATGAAATATGTAATGAATATAGACTTCCTGTACTGATTCATATTGGACCATCTTGGGAAGATATGAAATCCACATTCAATTATCCAGATTCTATTTTAAAAGTTTCCAAAGAGTTTCCAAATGTACCTTTTGTACTAGGACATGCAGCGTTATTGTTTTATGAAGAAAGTCATAAATTGCCCTTAGTAAGAGATAACATATACTTGGAAGTATCTGGATATGAAAAAATGATAGAGCAGGAAGCTTTATTAAAGGAACGTATGAAGAATCTTATGAAGGATTGTCCTGATAAAGTAGTGTACGGTTCTGACTGGCCTATGTATCGTACAGTTAAAGAGGATATTTCATACTTTGAAAGTTTTGATTTCATGACAGATGATTTTAAGGAAAAGTTTTTTCACAAGAACGCCTTAGATCTGTTAGGAATGTGA